In a genomic window of Glycine max cultivar Williams 82 chromosome 13, Glycine_max_v4.0, whole genome shotgun sequence:
- the LOC100787081 gene encoding uncharacterized protein produces the protein MQNSAMEASKLSSSDQNVRCHHCAGPLSKDMETSHWTVSPLIRDSFSMIGSAVGGVASAFYGFNLVMPIVQRRIKGPMWLHFLIGAPPVIVFSSACAGLAGGAVPAAAQLVSSSYHAAYSSPTSPPPSKDENIQRSRK, from the exons ATGCAAAACAGTGCCATGGAAGCCTCCAAACTCAGTAGCAGTGATCAAAACGTTCGATGCCATCACTGCGCAGGACCCCTTTCCAAAGACATG GAAACCAGTCACTGGACCGTTTCGCCTCTCATTAGGGATAGCTTCTCCATG ATTGGTTCTGCCGTTGGCGGCGTTGCAAGTGCATTTTATGGATTCAATCTTG TTATGCCGATTGTCCAAAGAAGGATCAAAGGACCCATGTGGTTGCATTTTCTCATAGGT GCACCACCTGTGATAGTATTCTCTTCAGCCTGTGCCGGACTGGCGG GTGGGGCTGTTCCTGCTGCAGCACAACTTGTTTCCTCATCTTATCATGCAGCTTACTCTTCTCCTACCTCACCTCCGCCATCAAAggatgaaaatattcaaaggtCGAGAAAATGA